The following proteins come from a genomic window of Phnomibacter ginsenosidimutans:
- a CDS encoding 2-hydroxyacid dehydrogenase, which produces MQKIVFYSAQPYDIRFFEKENSSFGYELEFFDVQLRSHTVQLAEGADVVCIFVNDHCHAGIIEKLAAQGVKLIALRCAGFNNVDVAAAAAHGIGVVRVPAYSPQAVAEHAVALMMTLNRKTHKAYNRVREQNFALNGLLGFDVFGKTVGVVGTGNIGQAFAKIMLGFGCKVLAFDVVANKDLEALGVTYTNLPDMFATADIISLHCPLMDSTRHMINETTLATMKKGVMLINTSRGGLVDTKAAIHALKNGQLGSLGIDVYEQEEKLFFRDLSGDIIQDDTIQRLMSFPNVIITAHQAFFTQEALTQISNVTLENVQAFFNGELRNQVKI; this is translated from the coding sequence ATGCAAAAGATCGTTTTTTACAGTGCTCAGCCCTACGATATCCGTTTTTTCGAAAAAGAGAACAGCAGCTTTGGTTATGAGCTGGAGTTTTTTGATGTGCAGCTGCGCAGCCATACTGTACAGCTGGCAGAAGGGGCAGATGTGGTGTGCATTTTCGTAAATGATCATTGCCATGCCGGTATTATTGAAAAGCTGGCAGCACAAGGTGTAAAGCTGATAGCCTTGCGCTGTGCGGGTTTCAACAATGTGGATGTGGCGGCTGCTGCAGCGCATGGCATTGGTGTGGTACGGGTGCCGGCCTATTCACCACAGGCTGTGGCAGAGCATGCCGTGGCGCTGATGATGACGCTTAACCGCAAAACGCACAAAGCTTACAACCGGGTACGGGAGCAAAATTTTGCACTAAATGGTTTGTTGGGGTTTGATGTTTTTGGCAAAACGGTTGGCGTTGTGGGCACCGGCAACATTGGTCAGGCTTTTGCTAAAATTATGCTGGGCTTTGGTTGCAAAGTGTTGGCTTTTGATGTGGTGGCCAACAAAGATTTGGAAGCACTCGGCGTTACTTACACCAACCTGCCCGACATGTTTGCGACGGCAGACATTATCTCCTTGCATTGCCCACTGATGGACAGCACCCGCCACATGATTAATGAAACGACTTTGGCTACTATGAAGAAGGGCGTGATGCTCATCAACACCAGCCGTGGTGGTTTGGTGGATACCAAGGCTGCTATTCATGCACTTAAAAATGGACAGCTGGGCAGCCTGGGTATTGATGTGTATGAACAGGAAGAAAAACTGTTTTTCCGCGACCTCAGCGGCGATATTATTCAAGACGATACCATTCAGCGACTCATGAGTTTTCCCAATGTCATCATCACAGCGCATCAGGCATTTTTTACACAAGAAGCATTGACACAAATCTCCAATGTGACACTAGAAAACGTGCAGGCGTTCTTCAACGGCGAGTTGCGCAATCAGGTGAAAATCTAA
- a CDS encoding M1 family metallopeptidase produces the protein MKKSLLLIALFVVACMGVGLAQPTATYWQQQANYQIQVRLNDTTHSLDGTVSIQYINNSPDTLQFLWIHLWPNAYKNESTAFGEQTLLEGNLDFYFSKANEKGYINRMQFTANGLPATLKDHPTNIDIAQLQLPKPLLPGQQLQLQTPFHVQLPSLFSRSGQHKQFYAVSQWFPKIAMYDADGWHPMPYLSVGEYYSNFGNYDVHITLPDNYVVAATGDLQNAAEKAWLLKRKSAPIVNAPAKKELFKTGKQPEPFPVPASSRKMKTLHFVANNVVDFAWSADKRFIVKHDTCNMANRSIDVWNYVLPEDTERWQQSISFTKRSLRFYSQQLGTYPYPQVSVVASPGSEADGMEYPMITLLNVQTKNDAMLDQIIAHEVGHNWLQGILASNERNHAWMDEGMNSFIERKYMQSFYEADSRGSKVPADFMQVLQQLHVSRHQDVPIINTPDTVFPLVHYPAVYNKAADWMELLEKRIGKNNMQVLMQQYFQQWQFKHPSPQAFQQMAETVANTSLQDVFSLLYATGPLLQPVKKTTKVTGFFSLAYNDSVRYINLAPALGYNMYDKFQIGLTINNYNIPNNKFQFVLTPMFATGSKTLTGYGRIGYHWFGKGAIKRFELYSGFARFNTNSGIDSVGGSIYSGFSKIAPGIQLQLKPRNSLSTLQRTIDFRTFIISEQQLSIGSPPAPGDTIFYSRKGGSVTTIIPQLTFTWVQERKLYPWSVALQVQQVKDIVRSSITAKYFLNYDKTGKGIDLRLFAGKIFYLTEKTTTARNNNSRYHFTMHAPNGAQDYTYSSPFMDRNQSVGAAGRQISMRDGGFKYRSDFSAVVPGLKTNGVDYFDNWLIALNADIDIPNKFNPLSVLPIPTSLKIFADVGTSASPWTAGSNQQKFLYSIGIHLPLFKAIHLYYPVLQSAAFKEPNSVNDPFKAGGPNWWQKRLTFSIDIQALSPKVSGIKLL, from the coding sequence GTGAAAAAAAGTCTCCTCCTTATAGCCTTGTTTGTGGTTGCCTGCATGGGTGTTGGTTTAGCCCAGCCTACAGCAACATACTGGCAGCAGCAAGCCAATTATCAGATACAAGTGCGGCTGAATGATACCACCCATAGTTTGGATGGGACGGTATCGATTCAATACATCAACAACTCACCGGACACCCTTCAGTTTTTGTGGATTCATTTGTGGCCCAATGCCTACAAAAATGAAAGCACGGCCTTTGGCGAACAAACATTGCTCGAAGGCAACCTTGACTTTTATTTTTCCAAGGCCAACGAAAAAGGGTACATCAACCGGATGCAGTTTACAGCCAATGGATTACCCGCCACATTGAAAGATCATCCTACAAATATCGACATTGCACAACTGCAACTACCGAAACCTTTATTGCCCGGGCAGCAGTTGCAATTGCAAACCCCTTTTCATGTGCAACTGCCTTCTTTGTTTAGCCGCTCCGGACAACACAAACAGTTTTATGCCGTATCACAATGGTTCCCAAAAATTGCGATGTACGATGCCGATGGCTGGCACCCCATGCCCTACTTATCTGTGGGCGAATACTACAGCAACTTTGGCAATTATGATGTGCACATTACTCTGCCAGATAATTATGTAGTAGCGGCTACCGGCGACTTGCAAAATGCTGCTGAAAAAGCATGGCTGCTGAAAAGAAAATCGGCACCAATAGTAAATGCACCTGCCAAGAAAGAATTGTTTAAAACAGGCAAACAGCCTGAGCCATTTCCTGTACCTGCTTCCAGCAGAAAAATGAAGACGTTGCATTTTGTTGCTAACAATGTGGTGGACTTTGCGTGGAGTGCCGACAAGCGTTTTATTGTGAAACACGACACCTGCAACATGGCCAACCGCAGCATTGATGTGTGGAACTATGTATTACCGGAAGACACAGAACGCTGGCAGCAAAGCATCTCCTTTACCAAGAGATCTTTGCGTTTTTACAGCCAGCAGTTAGGCACATATCCTTACCCGCAAGTGTCGGTGGTGGCATCGCCTGGCAGCGAAGCTGATGGTATGGAATATCCCATGATTACCCTACTGAATGTGCAAACAAAAAACGATGCCATGCTCGACCAGATTATTGCCCACGAAGTAGGCCATAACTGGCTGCAGGGCATACTGGCCAGCAACGAAAGAAATCATGCATGGATGGATGAAGGCATGAACAGCTTTATAGAAAGAAAATACATGCAGTCCTTTTACGAAGCAGATAGCAGGGGCTCAAAAGTGCCTGCTGATTTTATGCAAGTATTGCAACAATTGCATGTTTCCCGTCATCAAGATGTGCCCATCATCAACACGCCGGATACAGTGTTTCCTTTGGTACATTACCCGGCTGTGTACAACAAGGCTGCCGACTGGATGGAGCTGTTGGAAAAGCGCATTGGTAAAAACAACATGCAGGTATTGATGCAGCAATATTTTCAGCAATGGCAATTCAAACATCCGTCGCCACAGGCTTTTCAGCAAATGGCAGAAACGGTAGCCAACACCTCGCTGCAAGATGTATTTTCGCTGCTGTACGCAACCGGGCCGTTGCTACAGCCTGTAAAAAAGACCACCAAAGTCACCGGCTTCTTTAGCTTGGCGTATAACGATAGTGTTCGATACATCAATTTGGCGCCGGCGCTTGGTTACAACATGTATGATAAATTTCAAATCGGGCTGACCATCAACAATTACAATATTCCCAACAACAAGTTTCAGTTTGTGCTAACGCCCATGTTTGCCACAGGTAGCAAAACCCTTACGGGCTATGGCCGCATTGGCTATCATTGGTTTGGCAAAGGGGCTATCAAGCGTTTTGAATTGTACAGTGGTTTTGCCAGGTTCAACACCAACAGCGGTATTGATAGTGTAGGAGGTTCAATTTACAGCGGCTTCAGCAAAATTGCACCGGGTATACAACTGCAATTAAAGCCGCGAAACAGCCTGAGCACATTGCAACGTACTATAGATTTCAGAACCTTCATCATCAGCGAACAACAGCTGAGTATTGGCAGCCCACCAGCACCGGGAGATACTATTTTTTACAGTCGTAAAGGCGGCTCCGTTACCACCATTATTCCGCAGCTTACATTTACTTGGGTACAAGAACGCAAACTGTACCCTTGGAGTGTAGCCTTGCAAGTACAACAGGTGAAAGACATTGTTCGCAGCAGCATTACTGCTAAGTATTTTCTTAACTACGATAAAACTGGCAAGGGCATTGACCTCCGTTTGTTTGCCGGCAAAATTTTCTACCTCACAGAAAAAACAACAACTGCTCGCAACAACAACAGCCGATATCATTTTACCATGCATGCCCCCAATGGTGCACAAGACTACACCTATAGTTCACCGTTTATGGATCGCAACCAATCGGTGGGGGCAGCGGGGCGTCAAATCAGCATGCGGGATGGTGGCTTTAAATACCGCAGCGATTTTAGTGCTGTGGTACCCGGCCTTAAAACCAATGGCGTAGATTATTTTGACAACTGGCTCATAGCGTTGAATGCCGACATCGACATTCCGAACAAATTCAATCCGCTGAGTGTGTTACCCATTCCTACTTCACTCAAAATTTTTGCTGATGTAGGAACATCCGCATCGCCTTGGACAGCAGGCAGCAATCAACAAAAGTTTTTGTACAGCATCGGTATTCATTTACCGCTATTCAAAGCCATTCATTTGTATTATCCGGTGTTGCAAAGCGCCGCATTTAAAGAGCCCAATAGTGTAAACGATCCGTTTAAAGCAGGTGGGCCCAACTGGTGGCAAAAACGCCTCACGTTCAGCATCGACATACAAGCATTATCACCCAAAGTTTCGGGCATCAAATTGTTGTAA